The DNA segment AAATACGTTCGTTATTTATCACTTTATTCGATGTTTCATAATATAGGAATATCGATACATGATAGAAAAACGAAAAACTATTAATACCTATCCATTTCGACGATCGTCTCGTACTATACTATATTTCCAGAGTTGGTCAATTCCTTTAGTCTTTTGGTTACTGGTTTTCAAGATGCAAATAATTGACAAATGATCTTAACGTAGTTAGCAAGAGAATGCTAATGAAAAGAATATGAATTCAAACCTAGAGAAAATAATCGGACTCCTAATTTCTTGGGCAGCACAATTGCGGAAGAATTTCGTATTTTGGATTTTGTTGTATAATTTGTCACCAAACTGTTTGCACATAACGATTTGCGGGGGTAAACGGTACTTTTTCCTTTCGCCGTAGAACAGGATTTCCCGATTTTACACTTTCGATTAGATTCCATTACCTTAACGTGACAAATGGTCGAGCGAGTCATTAATGTGCTACACTACATATGTATAATGAAAACATTATAACAAGAAGTCGAAGAAATGAAATTTACATTGGCGGAACGATGGTTTTGTTTCGATTGAAATTTACCAGATTTTGATTGTCCAAGTATATCGCGTTTcaagtttcgcgttttcttaCGACGTCTCTGAAATGAaattaacatttaattaaaaaattcgacGAGAACTAGCGATTGTACGACAGTGCAATCTAAGCAATTTGTGTTAGGAGAACACGGTATAGTAGACCTTACTTTTTTTGGTTTCTCAGTTTTCGTCAATTGATTGCTGCTGGATTTGATGCTTCTCACTTTTCTAGGTGCACACCAGTAAGTTTTTAATTTACCGCGGTGTTTTTTGACCGCTGTGTCTGGCGACGTTTGGTATCTATCGCGTAAGAAATCCTTTGTGAACGAACAAATTTACAAATTACAGGAAGCAAGTATTTACTTTGATTCGATCATTTGGAAGGTGAACACTTGTGAAGATTGTTTCCAGGACTCGGTGAATTCTTATTGTTAATTTAGACGTTTAAAAACTATGTGACTCACATTTTCTAACAATTAATTTATTGTCAATTAGGTTTTctgtaaattttgaattttacagTTTCTGTTTGTGGACAAATGATTCGTTACCACAAAAGAGTTGAAGTTAGCGAGGATTCCGCTTCACGATGCACGACCATCATCGCTTCATTGTCACACATTACATTTAACCCCTCGACGCAATTGCTAAAAATTCTCCgtaattttctaaattttctgTTCACCTTGTCACTTTCACCTTAGAAATTTCGACTATTCGGAAATTTGGAAAACTAGACACGCCATTTGGTTAAAAATCAATCGGTAAATAAACAACATGAACAAGTATGTTTTCCAGGATAAAGCGCTAAGATatgagaaattagcaaaacctaAAGATAGAATTGACAGAACCAGCAACCGCAATCCGTTTAATGTGAGTATTATAACAGAATTGTTGTACTTTGTATTACATTGAATCATTACGATATTTCAGGTAAAATCTGGAGCCTTGTGTTACGAAATCACAGACTCTATAAACAAACTTGCTCAGCCGAAACGAAAACCAGCGAAAAATGTATCTGCCGCAACCGTAAGCTCGTCCGTGAAAAGTGCTCCTGCAGCTGCGGGTATCCCGATTCGATAAACAATTTTCTTGGTAGTTGTTCCGTCGAACATggatattaattttcatttattattatcgtaAGTGAAACATGGACACCATAAACTGATAAACAGCAACGAGCAATCGAAGGATGCGCAAGAATCGAAGAAAAAGAGATTTCTGTTGGACACCTACGCTCGAATTGTCGCGGCCAGGAACAAACGCTGCTCGAAACGTTTAAATGAACTAGCCAAACCAAAAACTTATTCAAAACAGGCCGAGGTCTACGAACATTTCGATAATTACTTTGAAACGATCAACAACTACAACACGAAACTTTCGCGTCTTCGAAGAAGGGACGACGAGTGGCCAAAAAACCGATAATCCGATATAATCAATTTACTATAGCTGAAATGCAAAACCAATAATAATAGACGTTTAAAAGAACCATTGAATTTTATAGTTATTACGTACATATGTAACATCGGATCGATCGTACCGCAATAGTAAAAGTCGTTTCGCGATCTTGGTTAAATTTTAAAGGTTTGGAAATTTTTTGGAAATTTTGCGCGAAAAGTTataggaaaaaaaaaaacaaacgaagGTTTGATTTCCCTCGACGACTGTAAAAATTAATTCACTCGGCAggaaaatgaataaataaagaatAGAAATGAAATAACGTCATCGAAGATGAACGACACAATGAATTCTAGTGAAACATATCACCGTTAATGATCCATTTACCCGTAATTTTTACCACTAAACTGAAAAAACTTAAatttaacccaaatctaacctaaGTCATCACCACTTAATTAATTGTAAGTAAGGATAATAGAAGTAAAGaagatatttattttactttgtTCGCACAGCAGTTGTTTAAATAtcattgtaatttttattagatTAAAAGTTGATGTAAAAAATCTTGAAATATGCCACCAAAAGTTAAGAAATCACCCGCGGTTGCTGTAAGACGCGGACTTGAGCCGAGAACTGCAACTGCTAAACGAACAGCACCGGGCAGATTAAAAAGAATAGACAAGTCGAAAGATAAAAGAAGGTAAATAAATTGTTAgattaaatatttcagaggttatgGTGTTTTTATAGTATTTAAATGCAGGGCAGAAATAAATAACGCAGTTGAATGTATACTTTGCCAACGCTAACGACGaatttcaggaaacaaaaaatatttctagTATACGTTTGTAATTTGTCGCAACTTGTTAAACGTAATTCTTCCACGTATCGACTGTATACATAACACGTTTTCTCGTCTTGTTATTTCTCATTGTCGTGCCTTGGAAATTTCGATTATTTATTTCGCGTGGATAAAAGATtggatatacatatgtatgttttttgcaGGGCGGGGAAACATACGGAAAAATTGAAAGGATGGCTGGAAACACCGGCTGATTGGGCACGTTTCAATGCCTGGGCAAAGATTAATGCTCAGCCAAAGAAGTTGCCGGAACCCGAGCCAATAGTTAGTAAAAAAGATTACGGATAGACGAATACCGTATATCTGCATTACTTTTTCATCAGATACACGAAACAGGGAAATTGTCGGGTTTTCGAAAAATTGCTTCTGCAAATTGCATCTTATCTTTCGATCGAACGTGAGAAAGTACGTAGAAAGTTGCTCGTGCATTTCTTAAGGAATTTTTCGATTTATTAGGTCCGAGCGTCGATGCCGCTCTTTTGTTTCCGAAAAAGATTAAAGATGTTGGCGGAACCCCGCAAGACGCCCGATCCGAGTATTAATTGCAGATTGGATCACAGTATTCCGAAATCAGCGTTGACAATCGTCCCGTGGAGACGACTGATTCTTCTGGCATTGCCAAACGTAAAGCTGTGCGACTATGGTCGTGTGTTTTACAAAGTCTCCCCAGCAGCACTCAAGTACGAGGCATCCGATAGGATCTGCGAACTAAGTCAGCCTCGCGTCTATATCCCCGAAGAATGCAGACCCCCCGTAATCTCGATGTGCGAGCAAAGACAAGTGGTTGACGAAGAACGATTGAAGAAGCTTGCTCTGGCAAAGAAATTGCTTCACTGTCCCGAGCAATTGACACCCGAAGAAATCGCTGAAATTTTTACACCGTACGGTATAAAGAGAACCGCGCTCGTATACAAGGTATTCGTGCATGGTTAAAACGGCATTACATGCGTACCTATGAAAATTACAAGATAGTTTTCATCTCAGATCACGCCGTGGATGAAATTCTTGGCACTGCCGTCGTACAAGACGATAAAATACAGAAAAGACGAGGACGCGGAGACTTGgaagaaaataataatcgaggACGGGTCGGAAAGGGGTAGGGCTGCTCTGGCCGAACAGGAGAAGAGAATTGGAAGAAAAAGGAAATACAAGGAACTGGAAGAAGGAGGAGAATCAAAGGACGGTAGCGGCGATACCGTAGAAAAAGCTGATGAAACGACGGGCAAAGGGAGGAAGGctaaacgaagaaaaatagaaaaacaTGCTTGGAGGTATGCACCGCATCCGTGCAAAGATGATCCTTTCCGTATCAAAAGAGGAGCGTTGAAAggcaaaggtctgggttagaattgTTGTACAAATCAGAATCAGAATCCAATAGATTAACAAACGTTACATTACGTTTCAGTACCGCCGAGCGTGAACCAATTATCAAAATCACGCACCCACGAAAGCAAAGCTATCAGATCCGATCCTTTTACGGTGAAAAAGGCTGCTTTGGCCGCTTCGGCTTCTGCGAGAGTAGAGGATCTAGCGAAACCACGAAATCCTCTAAGCCCCATCGAGAGGAAATCACCGCGCGAAAAGGACAAATACGGAAGACCGATATTCGAAATGCCTGTAAAAcgcttttaaaaaattctttaacctACGCGCAAAAAAAATGATCATGTACTTACCATCGAATTCAACGAATAATTTGTTACCTAGGTCTATGGTAAACTGTTGCCTAAAACGAAACCGTACAAGATGGGCGAATGTCCGCCGAAAAAGACGGAGAAAGTCGTTAAAAAGCGTCCAATCGATCCGATCGCTTACGAATTAACTTACGATCCTTGCGTTTATCCAGATTTGGCCAGAAGACAGATGCGGGAAAGAAAGAGAGCTGAGAAGGATCGTACGATGCGTAGGAGGCTCGAGAAACATAATGAACGAATACAGAAAAGTTGggtgtaaaaagaaaaaataaaacataGAAACACTTGGCGTTAAAGcttgtttattaaatttacatTTCACCGATTGAACTCGTTCTGTGAGACGTGCAATCAATTTCATTCGTGCACGTGTTACAGTTTTAATTTACCGAGGCAAGATGCTAATCATATCGATTTTAATGGGATATGCAATAGGCATGTAAGACGACATAGTTTTCACGGTCGCGTTTTATGGATTTTCCGTTTTACGATTGCACAATCACATACGTGGCAATTGAATTCTATGTAAACAAGGAAAGCGCGTAAAGTAGATTATACGCttctacatatgtatatgtatttgATGCTGTGTTACGAACATAATTtagcaataaaatatattattcgtAACGTAGGCTCCACTCTCAACATTCTTTTTAAATTATAGTCAGTTTTCTGTCCTGCAGTAATGCGTACCTACTTGTTTACCTTGTGTAAAAATTCATCGAAATGGTCAATTTTTTTAACTATTTCAGGTACTTGGTAAATTCGTTGACTGTATTCGCGTATACACTACTGTAAAGATATGCGTTTCAACATTGGCGACGAGCGTTGAACAAGAAAAATATCGACTATCAGTCGCACATAGATAAAAATACGATTGCAATAAATTATACCTAAAGTGAACCGTGCAACGATAAGAAGGAATAACTAGCTTGATAAAAGaacaatttttagaaattttaaagTTATAAAGAAACAACTTTGTTCGTTACTCCATAAATCAATGGGGGAATTACTAATGTTACGATCGTTTaatcaacaatttttttttctcttacaTGCATTATAAAGCGTTTGTTTCCATTCCTGGATCTGTCCAGTATTTCTCAAGCATCGGCTGAGTGAAGAAGCCGTGTCGATCGGATCTCCATTATCCACACTTTGTTCGTTCGAAGAGAAAAAGATTTGGAAAATAAGAAAACAGGGAATTTTCTCTGATAGAATGACGGTATACTGGACGATCTTGGTCTGTATTATCGGCATCGGTAGCAGCGTCCAGTGTGTTTCTTCGAGCCCGGAAACTCGTGCACCGACCGGAAAAATCCGTGGTTCTATTCTAGATTCAAGGCTTGGACGAAAGATTTATTCCTTCCGCGGAGTGAGATATGCTGAAGCTCCTACGGGAGAACGTCGTTTTCAGgtaaatttaagaaaaaaaaacaaattatcgcttctttcttatttttccccTTAGATCGTTGAAAagttttttcaataaaatttttacTGTATAAATTGCTAtctctttttttatttaaaagttatcAATCGTCACTCATCGATCGCGAGGATAAAAAAAGTTTCCTTGTATTTCTTTTTACGCGGATATTTGTCAGATATCAGTGAGAATACCTACTGTAATTTCCTTGTAACACGCAGGTTGCAATTCCAGCGGCCGATTGGAACGACGTTTTCGATGCATCCGAAGAAGGTCCTTCGTGTCCGAATTTAGATGGATTGCCATCCATGTCCGAAGATTGTTTGCATTTAAACGTGTACACTACAAAAGTACAGTTTCAAAAGTGTATCCTCGTTAAGATTAATCTTCATCGTGAAGTTAACTCGATTGAATAATTGCAGTTGCCCTCGAAGAGCGAGAACGTAACCAGGCCAGTCTTGGTATTCTTCCATCCCGGTGGTTTTTACGCATTTTCTGCCCAAAGTTTTTACTTCGGTCCACAATATCTGATGGATAACGACATCGTTCTGGTTACCGTGAATTATCGTCTTGGAACGTTAGGTACTTGAAAACACCGATCGAAAAAGtttgaaaatttactcgataaacgCCCATTTGTTTCAGGTTTTCTAAGTACAGGCGATTCGGCGGCACCAGGAAACCTAGGATTGAAAGACCAAGTGATTGCCCTTGGTTGGATTCGAAGGAACATTGCCGCTTTCGGCGGAAATCCAAATTCTGTGACCATCAGTGGTTACAGCGTCGGAGGGCTCAGCACGATGTTGCATATGTTGTCACCAATGtccaaggatctgttccacagagCAATTGTGATGAGTGGTTCGCTTTTAACCGCGGAACTTTACCCAACTGAACAAAAACGCCTCGCGAAGAAGCAGGCAGAACTCTTGAACTGTCCAACCGATAGTTCTGCAGCCATGCTGTCTTGCTTAAAGTCAAAGCCCGTCGAAAACTTCACGGACACTATGTCCAAGCTTTTTGTTAGTTTACCATCGAAACAAGTTATTAATTTCAGTAATTGAAAAACTCCGAGTGTCATTCTTAATGTTTTAGGAATGGCACGGAGATCCAATTGTGATCTGGAAGCCAGTCGTGGAACCGGAAATTCCAGGCGTCGAACGATTTTTGACGGATCAACCCATTAATTTGATCAGACAAGGGAAGCTAAATCAGGTCCCAGCTATATTTGGAGTAACCAAAGACGAATTTGGCGGCGTAGTTGTTGGTAATTatatgagagagagagagagagagagagagagagagcgattAATTTACTCGCTGATCGCTAAACCCTTCGTGTTTCGAAGCATTTGAGAATCAAACCAGACAAGGAAACGATTATTATGGCGAGATGAGCGACAATTGGGATCGGATTGCACCAATCAGTTTTATGTACGAACGTGGAACACCACGATCAAAATATATCAGCCATCAATTACGCAAATTCTATTTCAATGATGAACCACTTGGCTCGAATAATAGGAACGGTCTCGCCCACGTACGTTTCACCAACGATAGCGCTTTTTCATTTATCGATTACGTAAGAAAATTGTCATTGGCAATTTTGTAGATTTATGCGGACAGTGTAATTATATTTCCCATGTATCGTACCGCGAAACTGATGGCTCAACACTCTAGAGAACCGGTCTATTTCTACGAATTTACGTATCAAGGTCGTTACAGCTTTGCTATGTGGAACTCCACCACACCATACGGTAACTTTATGTTTCTTATACAGTAGTATTTGAATTGTACGAATCGTTGTTACGAGTAGATTATTTTAGGTGTCGTTCACCACGACGATCTACAATATCTGTTCTTCATGAAGGAAATCTTTCCATTTTTCAATAAATCCGCGCCTGAAATCCCAATGGTGGACTTGTACACGTCTATGTGGACGAATTTCGTCGGGACTGGCAATCCAGTTCCCAAGAGTGACGCGTACAAGAAGATCAGATGGGACAGGTTTGTCCCAGAGCAAGACAATTACTTGGAAATTAACCTGAATCCGACCATGAGAACTGGTCTGTATCTGGACAGAATGCAAGAATGGGAAAGACTCTTCCCTCTACCTGCAGTACCAAAAGCTGCATAGAGTGAGAATTACAATAAATAGAATTCGTAAGCGTCTCATACACATCTTGTTGTTCTGTTAGAAAACTCATTCGATAATACTGGAGAGAAATCAGCTGTTTCAAGGGAGGGTAATTTCAGTCCGTAATCAAACAAATTTGACGTAATAAAATTGTGTGTCCAGTTGTGTATTAATAAAATGTATTAGAGCAAGATTGTTTGTTTTCATTATCGTTTGTTTACTTAATTTTTGATACGCGAGTTCTTGACATCCGCGACTCCGCTACACTTTTAATCGTCCATATCGATAAATGTACAATTAAGTGTCAGATTACTACTTAACATTCATACATGCTCGTCTCGATTTTATTTTGTCGATAAGACTTTAAATGTGCGGTGACCTCGCACAAACGTTTCTAAGTACTATTGTTTCGAGACGGATGACGGATTTCCCCACTCGTTTTCCTCATTGCTCCTCCATAAATTGTTCGGTTTTGCTCTTGAGTTTGTCAGTGCTGTTACAAGCACCGAGCGTACCGGTTAACTGGATCAAGTAAACGCGCCTTGAAGACCATCTCAGATTTCTCCCCAGAAGCGACGAAGAACTCTGGAAAATGAAGATCATTTTGGTAGTATTAGCCTGTGTCGCCGGCACCATTGCCACCGAAAATTCCGTTGAGAAGCAGCTACTGGTGACTGCACCAACCGGTAAAATTCGCGGTTCGGTCATGACTTCGAGACTCGGAAGGACCATTTACTCGTTTCGTGGCGTGAGATACGCCGAGGCTCCCACGGGACATCGACGTTTCCAGGTAAGAATTTTCACAGTGATATTTTGAGTAAATGTTGATTTGATAATTTAATGTTTAGAGGAATTGCCAAGTTGTGGGTGGAAACAATAATGCGTAATTCGCTATTATTCGAGATGTTAAAGCCTTAACAAGGCTTTCCGTTTCAATGATAAGTGAGTTAGTCATGCTGCCGGCGGATCGCGATACTATGTACCTATGAATAATAATGATCAAAGACTCGGCGTACAGATTATCTTTTTCTCGGATCGCAAAATCCGTAATTAACTGTtgattgttaattgttgttcacAGACTCGTAAATAAATTTTGCGTTGCACGATACACATATCTATAAGACTGTTCCCATCGCGTCTGTTACTTATTCTCGTTATTTGTCACAGCCACCAGTACCGGCAGCAGATTGGCAGAGCGTTTTCGATGCCAGCGAGGAGGGGCCCAGTTGTCCTCAGCCgaaaggtcaattgcaatccgAAGATTGTCTACGTTTAAACGTGTACACTACGAAAGTGAGTACCTATATGCGTGTTAAAAAGAAGTTGGAGAATTTGATAATCGAGTAACGTAATTTTGAATTACAGTTACCTTGCAAAAACGAAAATGTATCGAGACCAGTGATGGTGTTCATACATCCAGGCGGCTTTTATGGCTATTCGGGGCAGAGTGTGCTGTTCGGACCGCAGTATCTTCTGGACAAAAATATCGTTTTGGTCACTATCAATTACCGTCTCGGAGCGTTAGGTAACGAAACGAGCGGATTTTTCAAATTCGAAAGATAAATCAGACAGATTGTTTGCAGGTTTCTTGAGCACCGGTGATAATTTGGCGCCAGGAAACATGGGTCTGAAAGATCAGGTGGTGGCCCTTCGTTGGGTTAAAAGAAACATCGCCGCGTTCGGTGGCGATCCGAATGCTATTACTCTGTGCGGCGACAGCGCCGGTAGTCTTAGTATTATGCTGCATATGGTGTCCCCTATGTCCATAAATCTGTTTCATAGAGCTATCTCGATGAGCGCCTCGGCCATGGCCCCGGATGTCTATTCCGGAATTGCAACCAACGGGCAGAAACAGCTCTCTATGAAACTGGCCAGTATGTTAGATTGCCCCACCGACTCAACCGGCTCGATGTTGCTCTGTTTGTGCACGAAACCCGTTGAGAACTTTACCGATACCTTGGAGTCGTTGTTTGTCAGTTTGAAAATCAATTCGTAAATGTATGTAGATTGCAAGGGCTTTCGAAAGTTAAATATGTTTTTATCGTCGCAGGATTGGCACGGAAATCCAATTTTACTCTGGAAACCCACGGTCGAGCCCCAAGTCCGCGGCGTCGAGAGATTTTTGACCGATCAACCGTACGACTTGATTAAACAAGGAAAATTCCAACAGGTTCCTTACATTCTCGGTGTTACGGAGAACGAATTTGGCGGAGTAGCTTCTCGTAAG comes from the Colletes latitarsis isolate SP2378_abdomen chromosome 7, iyColLati1, whole genome shotgun sequence genome and includes:
- the LOC143343893 gene encoding uncharacterized protein LOC143343893, with translation MIESKYQTSPDTAVKKHRGKLKTYWCAPRKVRSIKSSSNQLTKTEKPKKRRRKKTRNLKRDILGQSKSGKFQSKQNHRSANVMESNRKCKIGKSCSTAKGKSTVYPRKSLCANSLVTNYTTKSKIRNSSAIVLPKKLGVRLFSLVTKRLKELTNSGNIV
- the LOC143343892 gene encoding uncharacterized protein LOC143343892 — its product is MNKYVFQDKALRYEKLAKPKDRIDRTSNRNPFNVKSGALCYEITDSINKLAQPKRKPAKNVSAATVSSSVKSAPAAAVKHGHHKLINSNEQSKDAQESKKKRFLLDTYARIVAARNKRCSKRLNELAKPKTYSKQAEVYEHFDNYFETINNYNTKLSRLRRRDDEWPKNR
- the LOC143343890 gene encoding uncharacterized protein LOC143343890 isoform X3 encodes the protein MPPKVKKSPAVAVRRGLEPRTATAKRTAPGRLKRIDKSKDKRRAGKHTEKLKGWLETPADWARFNAWAKINAQPKKLPEPEPIVRASMPLFCFRKRLKMLAEPRKTPDPSINCRLDHSIPKSALTIVPWRRLILLALPNVKLCDYGRVFYKVSPAALKYEASDRICELSQPRVYIPEECRPPVISMCEQRQVVDEERLKKLALAKKLLHCPEQLTPEEIAEIFTPYGIKRTALVYKITPWMKFLALPSYKTIKYRKDEDAETWKKIIIEDGSERGRAALAEQEKRIGRKRKYKELEEGGESKDGSGDTVEKADETTGKGRKAKRRKIEKHAWSTAEREPIIKITHPRKQSYQIRSFYGEKGCFGRFGFCESRGSSETTKSSKPHREEITARKGQIRKTDIRNACLW
- the LOC143343890 gene encoding uncharacterized protein LOC143343890 isoform X1, which translates into the protein MPPKVKKSPAVAVRRGLEPRTATAKRTAPGRLKRIDKSKDKRRAGKHTEKLKGWLETPADWARFNAWAKINAQPKKLPEPEPIVRASMPLFCFRKRLKMLAEPRKTPDPSINCRLDHSIPKSALTIVPWRRLILLALPNVKLCDYGRVFYKVSPAALKYEASDRICELSQPRVYIPEECRPPVISMCEQRQVVDEERLKKLALAKKLLHCPEQLTPEEIAEIFTPYGIKRTALVYKITPWMKFLALPSYKTIKYRKDEDAETWKKIIIEDGSERGRAALAEQEKRIGRKRKYKELEEGGESKDGSGDTVEKADETTGKGRKAKRRKIEKHAWRYAPHPCKDDPFRIKRGALKGKVPPSVNQLSKSRTHESKAIRSDPFTVKKAALAASASARVEDLAKPRNPLSPIERKSPREKDKYGRPIFEMPVYGKLLPKTKPYKMGECPPKKTEKVVKKRPIDPIAYELTYDPCVYPDLARRQMRERKRAEKDRTMRRRLEKHNERIQKSWV
- the LOC143343890 gene encoding uncharacterized protein LOC143343890 isoform X2; translated protein: MPPKVKKSPAVAVRRGLEPRTATAKRTAPGRLKRIDKSKDKRRAGKHTEKLKGWLETPADWARFNAWAKINAQPKKLPEPEPIVRASMPLFCFRKRLKMLAEPRKTPDPSINCRLDHSIPKSALTIVPWRRLILLALPNVKLCDYGRVFYKVSPAALKYEASDRICELSQPRVYIPEECRPPVISMCEQRQVVDEERLKKLALAKKLLHCPEQLTPEEIAEIFTPYGIKRTALVYKITPWMKFLALPSYKTIKYRKDEDAETWKKIIIEDGSERGRAALAEQEKRIGRKRKYKELEEGGESKDGSGDTVEKADETTGKGRKAKRRKIEKHAWSTAEREPIIKITHPRKQSYQIRSFYGEKGCFGRFGFCESRGSSETTKSSKPHREEITARKGQIRKTDIRNACKTLLKNSLTYAQKK
- the LOC143343561 gene encoding uncharacterized protein LOC143343561, whose translation is MTVYWTILVCIIGIGSSVQCVSSSPETRAPTGKIRGSILDSRLGRKIYSFRGVRYAEAPTGERRFQVAIPAADWNDVFDASEEGPSCPNLDGLPSMSEDCLHLNVYTTKLPSKSENVTRPVLVFFHPGGFYAFSAQSFYFGPQYLMDNDIVLVTVNYRLGTLGFLSTGDSAAPGNLGLKDQVIALGWIRRNIAAFGGNPNSVTISGYSVGGLSTMLHMLSPMSKDLFHRAIVMSGSLLTAELYPTEQKRLAKKQAELLNCPTDSSAAMLSCLKSKPVENFTDTMSKLFEWHGDPIVIWKPVVEPEIPGVERFLTDQPINLIRQGKLNQVPAIFGVTKDEFGGVVVAFENQTRQGNDYYGEMSDNWDRIAPISFMYERGTPRSKYISHQLRKFYFNDEPLGSNNRNGLAHIYADSVIIFPMYRTAKLMAQHSREPVYFYEFTYQGRYSFAMWNSTTPYGVVHHDDLQYLFFMKEIFPFFNKSAPEIPMVDLYTSMWTNFVGTGNPVPKSDAYKKIRWDRFVPEQDNYLEINLNPTMRTGLYLDRMQEWERLFPLPAVPKAARLEDHLRFLPRSDEELWKMKIILVVLACVAGTIATENSVEKQLLVTAPTGKIRGSVMTSRLGRTIYSFRGVRYAEAPTGHRRFQPPVPAADWQSVFDASEEGPSCPQPKGQLQSEDCLRLNVYTTKLPCKNENVSRPVMVFIHPGGFYGYSGQSVLFGPQYLLDKNIVLVTINYRLGALGFLSTGDNLAPGNMGLKDQVVALRWVKRNIAAFGGDPNAITLCGDSAGSLSIMLHMVSPMSINLFHRAISMSASAMAPDVYSGIATNGQKQLSMKLASMLDCPTDSTGSMLLCLCTKPVENFTDTLESLFDWHGNPILLWKPTVEPQVRGVERFLTDQPYDLIKQGKFQQVPYILGVTENEFGGVASLYEKDALNNGTLYEELDENWNRISPIIFYYERDTPRSNYISNELRRFYFDDQPIGSETIQGLSDVYADGVIIFSVYRSAKIFASKSNQPVYFYKFNYKSRYSFRMWNDTTPFDVDHQDDLQYLFYMKQLFPYFEPDAPEIPMVEVSTSMWANFVETGEPIPRNDDRFKGVTWSTFVPAKNNFLEISPRPTMKNVFFPDRMRLWERLFPLPSDTKNVKH